TGTTGACCTGGATAAATCCAGTGTGGATTTTTGATATTGTTCAGCTTTTGCAATGCCTGCCAAGTTGTGCCGTATTGTTTGGAGATGGAGTACAGGGAATCTCCGGATTTCACAACATGAAGTTTAGCTGGAGCTGGTTTGCTTGGTGTTGGTTTAGACGGTTTTTCCGGTTTTGGTGTTTCTGGTTTTGGCTTGGTTGGAGCTGGTGTTTCTGTTGCCGGAGTTTCCGGCTCTACTGCAGGTTTTATCGCTTCACTGATCCGACCATCTGTTTTGATGTCTACAGCGCCAAGCTTTTGCATGTAGTTAATCAACGCTTCATCCAACGCGCCGTACATACCTGTTGTAGCATATTTGGCAAACATGGTGTATTCGTCACCACCAACAGCTGTGAAATCATTGGTTGCCAGTGTATATGTTGCTTCCGGATCAAGGGTTTTATCCCCCACGGTTACGGAATGTACACGGCTACCTTCAGCAGCGGAAGTGTCGATTTTGAACTTGATACCAGATACTTGCGGGAATCCACCGCTTGGTTCCGGATAGGAAGCTACACCGACTTCAAGGGCTGCCAGAATATCGGACCCTTTCACTTCAAGCGTTACCACTTGATTACCAAAAGGAAGCACTGTGATGATATCACCTTTGGTTACGATCCCTTTTTCGATGGAAGCACGGATACCCCCACCGTTAGTCAGTGCAATATCGGCTTTGCTGACATCACGAATGGCATCTGCAAGCAGGTCACCCAGATTAGTTTCTCCTGCACGTACCTGTTCACGTTTACCATCCAGCAGAATAGCTGTATTGGCTACTTCTTCTTTCAAGATAGGTTCTTGTTCTTTTTGAATGGAGTTTACGAGAGTTGCGACTTTCTCATTCGGTTTGATGTCTTTTGCTTCCGTTTCATCAATTAATGTTGCTTGTTTCTTTGTTACTTTACCCCCGTCTACCCATAGATCGATGACACCAACGTAGTTAGTGTATTCTCCTGCACTTGCAATCAATGTTCCGTTATCGGATACAAGGCCATCTTGCAGTACAGTGTGGCTGTGACCATCGATGAATACATCGATGCCAGGAACTTCTTTAACAACTTTAAAGCTAGTATCCGTGCTGGATGCATCTTGTCCAAGGTGTCCCAATACCACAACAACATCTACTTTGCTGCGGATTTCGTTTACCAGAACTTTGGCTTCTGCAGATGGATCTGTAATATCAAGACCTTCTACGTTTTTTGGATTCGTTTTGTACAACGTTTCCGGTGTAGTCAAAGCGATGATACCAATCTTCACGCCATCCACCTCTTTAATGAGGTAAGGATCGAAGAGACGTGTTCCGTCTTTTTTCTTCACGTTGGCACTCAGCATGGGGAAGTTCATCATGTCTGCCAGTTCGATCAGGCGATCCGAACCATAGTTGAATTCGTGGTTACCCGGTACGATGGCCTGGTATCCCATTTCATTCATGACCTTCACGATGCTCTCACCATTCACAAGAGTGGCAAATGTTGTACCATGCACAGCATCTCCAGCATCTAGCAAGAGTGTGTTCGGGTTTTCGCTACGATATTTGTCAGCGATTCCAGCTACTTTGGCAAAACCCATAGCAGGTGAAGATTCAACTGCACGGGCATGCGTATCATTCGTATGTAGAATGGTAATGTGTTTACCTGTGCCCGGAGTGGTATCCGTTGCAGCTGCGGCAATACCTACACTTCCAAACAGCAAACAGACCGTTAGCAGAAGTGAAACGTAATTCTTCCAGATTTTCATATGAATCCGAAACCTCCCAAAATAATAATCTAATTGAGCGTTTACACAGCTCAAATAGTATTTTAACAGACTATTATTAGGAAATCTCGCGAATTACGTAAAAATAAG
This Paenibacillus xylanexedens DNA region includes the following protein-coding sequences:
- a CDS encoding 5'-nucleotidase C-terminal domain-containing protein; the encoded protein is MKIWKNYVSLLLTVCLLFGSVGIAAAATDTTPGTGKHITILHTNDTHARAVESSPAMGFAKVAGIADKYRSENPNTLLLDAGDAVHGTTFATLVNGESIVKVMNEMGYQAIVPGNHEFNYGSDRLIELADMMNFPMLSANVKKKDGTRLFDPYLIKEVDGVKIGIIALTTPETLYKTNPKNVEGLDITDPSAEAKVLVNEIRSKVDVVVVLGHLGQDASSTDTSFKVVKEVPGIDVFIDGHSHTVLQDGLVSDNGTLIASAGEYTNYVGVIDLWVDGGKVTKKQATLIDETEAKDIKPNEKVATLVNSIQKEQEPILKEEVANTAILLDGKREQVRAGETNLGDLLADAIRDVSKADIALTNGGGIRASIEKGIVTKGDIITVLPFGNQVVTLEVKGSDILAALEVGVASYPEPSGGFPQVSGIKFKIDTSAAEGSRVHSVTVGDKTLDPEATYTLATNDFTAVGGDEYTMFAKYATTGMYGALDEALINYMQKLGAVDIKTDGRISEAIKPAVEPETPATETPAPTKPKPETPKPEKPSKPTPSKPAPAKLHVVKSGDSLYSISKQYGTTWQALQKLNNIKNPHWIYPGQQLKLPAAS